The following coding sequences lie in one Mycobacterium sp. Z3061 genomic window:
- a CDS encoding pyruvate carboxylase, with protein MISKVLVANRGEIAIRAFRAAYELGVGTVAVYSYEDRNSLHRLKADESYQIGEVGHPVRAYLSVDEIVETARRCGADAVYPGYGFLSENPDLAASCAAAGIAFVGPGAEVLELTGNKSRAIAAAREAGLPVLESSAPSSSVDELVSASEAMRFPLFVKAVAGGGGRGMRRVTDSAALPEAIEAASREAESAFGDPTVYLEQAVLRPRHIEVQILADTHGNVIHLYERDCSVQRRHQKVIELAPAPNLSPELRDKMCADAVAFARHIGYSCAGTVEFLLDESGDYVFIEMNPRIQVEHTVTEEITDVDLVSSQLRIASGETLEDLGLTQDAVRPHGAALQCRITTEDPANGFRPDTGRISALRTPGGAGIRLDGSTNLGAEISAHFDSMLVKLTCRGRDFQTAVNRARRAMAEFRIRGVSTNIPFLQAVLDDPDFQAGRVTTSFIDDRPHLLTARTSADRGTKILNYLADVTVNKPHGTRPSKVYPQDKLPDIDRDTTPPAGSKQRLVELGPEGFARWLRESPAVGVTDTTFRDAHQSLLATRVRTSGLLMVAPHLARTTPQLLSVECWGGATYDVALRFLKEDPWERLAALRESIPNICLQMLLRGRNTVGYTPYPEIVTSAFIEEATATGIDIFRIFDALNNLDSMRPAIDAVRETGSAIAEVAMCYTGDLSDPGERLYTLDYYLRLAESIVAAGAHVLAIKDMAGLLRAPAAHTLVSALRSRFDLPVHVHTHDTPGGQLGSYVAAWQAGADAVDGAAAPMAGTTSQPSLSSIVAAAAHTDYDTGLSLEAVCALEPYWEALRKVYAPFESGLPGPTGRVYHHEIPGGQLSNLRQQAIALGLGDRFEEIEEAYAGADRVLGRLIKVTPSSKVVGDLALALVGSGLSADEFASEPSRFDIPDSVLGFLRGELGDPVGGWPEPLREKALAGRAPTKPAPELTADDENALSSPGPKRQATLNRLLFPGPTKDFEEHRDIYGDTSQLSANQFFYGLRQGEEHRVKLERGVELLIGLEAISEPDERAMRTVMCIINGQLRPVLVRDRSIASAVPAAEKADRGNPNHVAAPFGGVVTVSVSDGDEVSAGQTIATIEAMKMEAPITAPHDGTVERVVLSSTAQVEGGDLLVVLR; from the coding sequence GTGATCTCCAAAGTGCTGGTGGCCAATCGCGGCGAGATCGCGATACGGGCGTTCCGCGCCGCCTACGAACTCGGCGTCGGCACCGTCGCCGTCTACTCCTACGAGGACCGCAACTCACTGCACCGGCTCAAGGCCGACGAGTCCTATCAGATCGGTGAGGTCGGGCACCCGGTGCGCGCGTACCTGTCGGTCGACGAGATCGTCGAGACGGCGCGCCGCTGCGGAGCGGACGCCGTCTACCCGGGCTACGGATTCCTTTCGGAGAATCCGGATCTGGCCGCCTCGTGCGCGGCCGCTGGTATCGCGTTCGTCGGGCCGGGCGCGGAAGTGCTTGAGCTGACCGGAAATAAGTCCCGGGCCATCGCGGCCGCGCGGGAGGCGGGGCTGCCGGTGCTGGAGTCCTCGGCGCCGTCGTCGTCGGTGGACGAACTGGTGTCGGCCTCTGAAGCTATGCGGTTTCCTTTGTTCGTCAAGGCCGTTGCCGGCGGAGGAGGACGCGGGATGCGCCGCGTCACCGACAGTGCGGCGCTGCCGGAAGCGATCGAAGCCGCCAGCCGGGAAGCCGAGTCGGCGTTCGGGGACCCGACGGTGTACCTGGAGCAGGCCGTGCTGCGCCCGCGCCACATCGAGGTGCAGATCCTGGCCGACACGCACGGCAACGTGATCCACCTCTACGAGCGCGACTGCAGCGTGCAGCGGCGCCACCAGAAGGTGATCGAGCTGGCGCCGGCGCCGAACCTGTCGCCGGAACTGCGCGACAAGATGTGCGCGGACGCCGTCGCCTTCGCCCGCCACATCGGTTACAGCTGCGCCGGCACCGTCGAATTCCTGCTCGACGAGAGCGGCGACTACGTCTTCATCGAGATGAATCCGCGGATTCAGGTGGAGCACACCGTCACCGAGGAGATCACCGATGTCGACCTGGTCTCCAGCCAGCTGCGCATCGCCTCCGGCGAGACGCTCGAAGACCTCGGCCTGACCCAGGATGCCGTGCGGCCGCACGGTGCCGCCCTGCAGTGCCGCATCACCACCGAGGATCCGGCCAACGGTTTCCGCCCGGATACCGGCCGGATCAGCGCCCTGCGCACGCCGGGTGGTGCCGGGATCCGGCTGGACGGCAGCACCAACCTGGGTGCGGAGATCAGCGCGCACTTCGATTCCATGTTGGTCAAGCTCACCTGCCGGGGCCGGGATTTCCAGACTGCGGTCAACCGGGCACGACGCGCCATGGCGGAGTTCCGGATTCGCGGGGTATCGACGAATATTCCGTTCCTGCAAGCGGTTCTGGACGACCCGGACTTCCAGGCCGGTCGCGTCACCACGTCGTTCATCGATGACCGGCCGCACCTACTGACCGCGCGCACCTCGGCGGACCGCGGCACCAAGATCCTCAACTATCTGGCCGACGTCACCGTCAACAAACCGCACGGCACCCGGCCGTCGAAGGTGTACCCGCAGGACAAGCTGCCCGACATCGACCGCGACACCACGCCACCGGCCGGTTCAAAGCAACGGCTGGTCGAGCTCGGCCCGGAGGGGTTCGCCCGCTGGCTGCGGGAGTCACCGGCCGTCGGGGTGACCGACACGACGTTCCGCGACGCGCACCAGTCGCTGCTGGCGACCCGGGTGCGCACCAGCGGATTGCTCATGGTGGCACCGCATCTCGCGCGGACCACGCCGCAACTGCTGTCGGTGGAGTGCTGGGGTGGTGCGACCTACGATGTGGCGCTGCGTTTCCTGAAAGAGGACCCGTGGGAGCGGCTGGCCGCCCTGCGCGAATCGATTCCCAACATCTGCCTGCAGATGCTGTTGCGGGGCCGAAACACAGTGGGCTACACGCCGTATCCGGAGATCGTCACGTCGGCCTTCATCGAGGAGGCAACTGCCACCGGCATCGACATCTTCCGCATTTTCGACGCGCTCAACAATCTGGACTCGATGCGCCCGGCCATCGATGCGGTACGCGAAACCGGTTCCGCGATAGCCGAAGTCGCCATGTGCTACACCGGCGACCTGTCCGATCCGGGGGAGCGGCTGTACACCCTCGACTACTACCTGCGGCTGGCCGAGAGCATCGTGGCGGCCGGCGCGCATGTGCTGGCCATCAAGGACATGGCCGGCCTGCTGCGGGCACCGGCCGCGCACACCCTGGTCAGCGCTTTGCGCAGCCGGTTTGACCTGCCCGTGCACGTGCATACCCACGACACGCCCGGCGGCCAGCTCGGCAGTTATGTGGCGGCGTGGCAGGCGGGGGCCGACGCGGTCGACGGGGCGGCCGCGCCGATGGCGGGCACCACTAGTCAGCCGTCGCTGAGTTCGATCGTCGCCGCGGCGGCGCACACCGACTATGACACCGGCTTGTCGCTGGAGGCGGTGTGCGCGCTGGAGCCGTACTGGGAGGCGTTGCGAAAGGTGTACGCGCCCTTTGAGTCTGGGCTTCCGGGCCCGACCGGGCGGGTCTATCACCACGAGATTCCGGGTGGCCAGTTGTCGAACCTGCGCCAGCAGGCGATCGCGCTGGGGCTCGGTGACCGGTTCGAGGAGATCGAAGAGGCGTACGCGGGTGCCGACCGGGTGCTGGGACGGCTGATCAAGGTGACGCCGTCGTCGAAGGTGGTCGGCGACCTGGCGCTGGCGCTGGTCGGTTCGGGACTGTCCGCCGACGAATTCGCCTCCGAGCCGTCCCGTTTCGACATCCCCGACTCGGTGCTCGGTTTCCTGCGCGGCGAGCTGGGCGATCCGGTGGGTGGCTGGCCGGAGCCGCTGCGTGAGAAGGCGCTGGCCGGTCGCGCGCCGACCAAGCCGGCACCCGAACTGACCGCCGATGACGAGAACGCGCTGTCCTCACCCGGCCCGAAACGGCAGGCGACGCTGAACCGACTGCTGTTTCCCGGCCCGACAAAAGATTTCGAGGAACACCGGGATATCTACGGCGACACTTCGCAGTTGTCGGCCAACCAGTTCTTCTACGGCCTGCGCCAAGGCGAAGAGCACCGGGTGAAGCTGGAGCGCGGCGTGGAGTTGTTGATCGGGCTCGAGGCGATCTCGGAACCCGACGAGCGCGCCATGCGGACCGTCATGTGCATCATCAACGGCCAACTGCGGCCGGTGCTGGTGCGCGACCGGAGTATCGCCAGCGCGGTGCCGGCCGCCGAGAAAGCCGACCGCGGCAACCCGAATCATGTTGCGGCGCCGTTCGGCGGGGTGGTCACCGTGAGCGTGTCCGACGGCGACGAGGTGAGCGCCGGTCAGACCATCGCCACTATCGAGGCGATGAAGATGGAAGCCCCGATCACCGCGCCGCACGACGGCACTGTGGAACGCGTCGTGCTGTCGAGCACCGCTCAGGTGGAAGGTGGAGACCTGCTGGTGGTGCTGCGCTGA
- a CDS encoding metallophosphoesterase, translating to MQGYDIIGDIHGCASALQTLLTELGYEHRDGVFRHPQRQAIFVGDLVDRGSEQLRVLQIVKTMVDGGSAQIVMGNHEFNAIGYATEHPGGSGRHLREHTDKNNRQHRQFLDQLTDDQRAYYVAWFATLPLWLDLGDLRVVHACWHDESMKTVEQQLGSHRFDAVHQFVDASTKGHELYEAVEVLLKGPEISLTARDLPPFKDKDNHLRGSARIRWWDDNATTVRQIAEIADTFTTEDGTPYPALPDIEVSPEERSYTYTQTVPVFYGHYWRNGSPQHARDWTAHCACVDFSVAKGGKLTAYRWSGETTIRAENYWQCSA from the coding sequence GTGCAGGGTTACGACATCATCGGCGACATCCACGGCTGCGCTTCCGCTCTCCAGACTCTGCTGACCGAGCTCGGGTACGAACATCGGGACGGCGTCTTCCGGCATCCGCAGCGCCAGGCGATCTTCGTCGGCGACCTGGTCGACCGCGGCAGTGAGCAACTGCGCGTCCTGCAGATCGTCAAGACCATGGTCGACGGCGGAAGCGCCCAAATCGTCATGGGTAACCACGAATTCAACGCGATCGGGTATGCGACCGAGCATCCCGGCGGCAGCGGGCGCCACCTTCGGGAACACACCGACAAGAACAACCGGCAGCACCGGCAATTCCTCGATCAGCTCACCGACGACCAGCGGGCCTACTACGTGGCCTGGTTCGCAACCCTCCCGCTGTGGCTCGACCTCGGCGACCTGCGCGTGGTACACGCCTGCTGGCACGACGAGTCGATGAAAACAGTTGAGCAACAACTCGGTTCGCACCGTTTCGACGCCGTACACCAGTTCGTCGACGCCTCCACCAAAGGCCACGAACTGTACGAGGCCGTCGAAGTGCTACTCAAGGGTCCCGAGATCAGCCTCACGGCCCGCGACCTGCCACCCTTCAAGGACAAGGACAATCACCTCCGCGGCAGTGCGCGAATCCGCTGGTGGGACGACAATGCCACCACGGTGCGCCAAATCGCGGAAATCGCAGACACTTTCACGACCGAAGACGGCACGCCCTACCCCGCCTTGCCGGACATCGAGGTCTCGCCCGAAGAGCGCTCCTACACCTACACGCAGACGGTACCGGTGTTCTACGGCCACTACTGGCGCAACGGCAGCCCGCAACACGCCCGCGACTGGACGGCGCACTGCGCCTGCGTGGACTTCAGCGTGGCGAAAGGCGGCAAATTGACCGCCTACCGTTGGTCCGGCGAAACCACGATCCGAGCCGAGAACTATTGGCAGTGCAGCGCCTAA
- the coaD gene encoding pantetheine-phosphate adenylyltransferase — protein sequence MSGAVCPGSFDPVTLGHIDVFERAAAQFDEVVVAILVNPAKKGMFDLDERIAMIEESTAHLPNLRVESGQGLVVDFVRSVGMNAIVKGLRTGTDFEYELQMAQMNKHVAGVDTFFVATAPRYSFVSSSLAKEVAMLGGDVTELLPEPVNRRMRERIAQR from the coding sequence ATGAGCGGCGCGGTATGCCCCGGGTCCTTCGACCCCGTGACGTTGGGCCACATCGACGTCTTCGAGCGCGCCGCGGCCCAGTTCGACGAGGTGGTGGTCGCGATCCTGGTCAACCCGGCCAAGAAAGGCATGTTCGACCTCGACGAGCGGATCGCGATGATCGAGGAGTCGACGGCGCACCTGCCCAACCTTCGGGTGGAATCCGGTCAGGGGTTGGTGGTCGACTTCGTCCGGTCCGTGGGGATGAACGCGATCGTGAAGGGTCTGCGCACCGGCACGGACTTCGAATATGAGCTGCAGATGGCGCAGATGAACAAGCACGTGGCGGGGGTCGACACTTTTTTCGTCGCGACCGCTCCGCGGTATTCGTTCGTCTCGTCTTCGCTGGCGAAAGAGGTCGCGATGCTGGGCGGCGACGTGACCGAGCTACTGCCCGAGCCGGTCAACCGCCGCATGCGGGAGCGGATAGCCCAGCGTTAG
- the rsmD gene encoding 16S rRNA (guanine(966)-N(2))-methyltransferase RsmD translates to MTRLIGGSAGGRRLAVPPRGTRPTTDRVRESLFNILSARLDLTDLAVLDLYAGSGALGLEALSRGAASAVFVESDQRTAAFLARNITAVGLPGAVVRRGPVATVLAAGAASPVDLVLADPPYDTETADVDAVLAALGTHGWVQEGTVAVVERGVGSAPLTWPPGWSVWPERVYGDTRLELAEHE, encoded by the coding sequence CTGACGCGCCTGATCGGAGGCTCGGCCGGCGGGCGGCGCCTCGCGGTTCCGCCGCGCGGGACGAGGCCGACCACCGATCGGGTGCGCGAGTCGCTGTTCAACATCCTCTCGGCGCGCCTGGACCTGACCGACCTGGCGGTGCTCGATCTCTATGCGGGCTCCGGTGCACTGGGCCTGGAGGCACTGTCTCGCGGGGCCGCGTCGGCGGTGTTCGTGGAGTCCGACCAGCGCACCGCGGCCTTCCTGGCGCGCAACATCACCGCCGTCGGTCTGCCCGGCGCGGTGGTGCGCCGTGGCCCGGTGGCCACTGTCCTGGCGGCGGGGGCAGCGTCACCGGTTGACCTGGTGCTCGCCGACCCGCCGTACGACACCGAAACCGCCGACGTCGACGCGGTTCTGGCCGCGTTGGGCACCCATGGCTGGGTGCAGGAGGGGACCGTCGCGGTTGTGGAGCGCGGCGTCGGAAGCGCGCCGCTGACCTGGCCGCCGGGCTGGTCGGTGTGGCCGGAGCGGGTTTACGGCGACACTCGTCTGGAGCTGGCCGAGCATGAGTGA